One genomic segment of Jaculus jaculus isolate mJacJac1 chromosome 2, mJacJac1.mat.Y.cur, whole genome shotgun sequence includes these proteins:
- the LOC101608585 gene encoding cyclin-dependent kinases regulatory subunit 2-like, translating into MAHKQIYYSDKYFDKHYEYQHVMLPRELSKQVPKTHIMSEEEWRRLGVQQSLRWVHYMIHEPEPHILLFRRPLPKEQQK; encoded by the coding sequence ATGGCCCACAAGCAGATTTACTACTCTGACAAGTATTTTGACAAGCACTATGAGTACCAGCATGTCATGTTACCCAGAGAACTCTCTAAACAAGTACCTAAGACCCATATCATGTCTGAAGAGGAGTGGAGGAGACTTGGTGTCCAACAGAGTCTGAGATGGGTTCATTACATGATTCATGAGCCAGAACCACACATTCTTCTCTTTAGACGACCTCttccaaaagaacaacaaaaatga